CAAAGAGCTGTCTTCCCCAGAATCCTGTTATATGCTGCAACACTTCACAACAACCATAATGTGGGAAAATAAACATTTTGAAGGCAGGAAATTTACACTGAATGTTGAGCACTAGCTTGTTGTATCATCTGAAGAATATATGTATCCATCCACCTGCTTTGCCAAAAGCTACCTGGTAATGCCTCAAGAAGTCACACCAAacatacaaaaaacaaaaaggattgAGATTTTGGCAACTAAACAACAAATAATCAGCCAACACCTACCATTTTCTGAACTATACCTGGTAATGACTTTCAAGGCTGGgtttctttaaaagaaaaagaaaaaatggaaaagaagaaatgaagaaaggaGGAGAGCTTGTGGCCTTGGCTCACCTTGCTGGCAAGAGGACCTGGCCAGGTGGATGTGATGAGTGAAGAAAATGAGGCATTGTTTTCCATGGTGAGAGACTACCTATAAATCTTCAAGATAGTCCTCACAATCAAGACTCGGGTTATCGTtgtctaagatgcatgaaaatctTCGAAGTAGTTTCTGCTtcaattacatttttttcctaGTTTGACAATCCATTTGCTATCAAATAATGAAATGGCAGACCATAGAGGCAACAGTAGCAAAGTTAAAATGCAACAAAAACCCAATTTCACATTCCTCTCATTATTATTTCCTAGTCCATAATCCAGTATTCAGATATATAGTTTTAAGAGCCCACTGATCTAATCCACTGCTACACAGGGTAGTGAATAAaccaaatttgaattttctatGAAGCCGTTCAGAATTCTGGAATCATAGGATCAGAATTGACATGGAAATGAAATCAATAAGCATCTCATTCTGCTTATATAGCCCCTGAAAGCTAGATCCTTTTCAGGATCTCCTTCAAGAACAGCCttcaaaatcatataaaaaagaaagaggacaaATCCTATTTAGTATGCTATGTTCAAACACCCCCTGACTCTTCACTTACTGGAAAAggaatccaaaataaataaataacataatagGACATTACACTAAAATGGATATGTTTGTGATGGCGCTAAAATTTCTACAAATTCATCGTGAAGGACCTACTGCTACCTGAGTTTGACAAGCAGATACTCATAAATgcacaaaaaaaattcatttacaaATTCATACTCCTGTGTTCAACAAGCATCTTTTACATTTGATGGCTGGGGTCATAAGTACAAATGCTTACAGATGATATACAAAACCTAGTCCTGATAACACATGTCATTATATCATTCAAATGCTACACTAAGAATGAGCTATTTTATGGGGTTTTCAATGAAACAGATAGGACAATGCTAAAATTCAATACCCGTATTGGCTGAGAAGCAGGAGCAGAGGAAATAAAAGCTGCTACTCTTGGTGGAGATCCGAAATAGATCCACCATATTCGATGACAGGTCACTTAATCTTGTGATAATCTCaaatatgaaatgattttgaaacaagTTATCTCCCAGTATCGTTTCACAATGATGGTCCTGAATTGTCATAGTGAGATTCCTAGACCATACGGACCAATAATAAGTTCATCATTCACAATAAACTGGTAAAAGGATTATAAGGCCAATGTCCTTTGCCAACTATCATTGGTCTTTTTGGGGCGAGAAACACTCTAACCAAAGTTTGGGAACAGCTGGATGAATGCCATAAAGGCGAGCTATGAAGCTTTTCTCACTAGTTGCAATCATACTTGCAAGTGAGTAATTTTTTGTACACAAACCATTTTCTGCAAGCCACACATGGCATCTATATCTAGGCTTAATCCTGTTATCTAAGTTAAAACACAAATATGCTGGGAAAACATCAAGGTACTGCAAAGATAACCCCATTTCCTGGATGAGaaaattcacttttctttcAAGAATTTCTGGCTTTTGGTTTAGGATCTTTGCCGAAAAGCTTATCATTGTGCAGAGCTTTGAGAATTCAAGTCCTGCATGGAGAAGGCAATTGAACCGCTCCTGTAACTCACTGCTAGTACCATGCACATGTTCCAAGACCTTCATGGTCAAAAGATTCTCCCCATACCCAATTCCATGCAAGAAGTTCAGCTTATTAATTGTGTGAGCTGGGGTTCTTGACGATTGAATTTTCTCTAAGCCAACTCTATAATCTTCATCCAAGTCTTCATCAGGATGACTCAAAACATAATTACCCAGCAGCCGATGATTCCCATTCTTCATCATACCAAAAAACCATTCATGAAGATCCAATGCTCTCATCACATGAGGCAAATTAGCCATTTTATTTCTTCCCAAAACATATGGATACATTCGGGCAACAGACTTCGACTTCTGCAACCCCAAtccaaaatgtttcaaaaaacCCATCACTGAAATTACTGGTGCCTCCAAATCAAAACTCAGAATCTCTGGGCACTCTAGAAGCAACAAGCCAATACCTGCCTTCCTAACATTCAACCTACAAAAGAAATCCGTCTTTCTAACTAAACCCTCTTCTGAGTACTCGAGAAAAATGTTTCTACTCCTCCCCATTAGTTCTCCAATCTTACCCTTCTCACAACCAAGATCATAAAATAGCCTAATTTTCCTGCAAATCTCATACCAAGCATCCACATTTTCCTCCACAAAACTCCCCAAATCAAAATCCACAAAAACCCTTTTCAAATCATCAAACAATGCACCAGCTTCAACACCTAAATCACCCTTCCCACCCAAAACAAACGGAAAAGCCAAACAAATTCCAATAACAGATACATTACTAAGCCCATAATCCTTAAACCGACACAACCTACGAGATAAATCAGCCGAATCCTTATCGAAAATCGACGCCTCCGCCTTGTACAGTATCCCGAGCTTGTTCCATGgaaacccgaaacccgaaaGCGCACCAGCCGCATTCAAGATCCTTCCATCCTCCGCAAAGAAGAATTTGTTTGAAGGCAAAAACCCAGAAATTTCTTTCTGGTTTATCCCAATGCTTTCAAAGAAAAACTCAAATTCGTTGATGGGATGGTACCTGAGGAACCTCTCGAAGCTCTTGGCGAAGGAGGAGAGGGAAAACTCGACCTTCGAAATGGGATCGTATAAAGAATAGAATGAATTCCTGCCAATGTGCTCGGCATAGAGGAAGGGTAAGGACCTGGTGGAGTGGAAGTAGTCCGTGAGGGCCTTTTGGGCAAGCAGAACGGCTTGAGATCTGTGCTTGGAGGGGATGTGAGAGAGGTTTGAGTTCTTTGGGAGAGAGCTGAGTTGGCGGGAGAGGTAGGTGCAGAGAGAGGTGATGGTGATGGTGGAGAGGAAGGGCATGGCGGCTTAGGGCTCTGGgaggggtttagggttttagcaGGGCTTTACTGACATTTCAGAGCCCAGGCGGAGATTGTTTGGCTCTGTGAAAAAGGCTTGTTCCTCCATGATCAATTGCCCGAACACAGCTCTAGattattttccaattaaattactataattatttcattcattatatgataataattttttattttttatttttgaatatttttcataataaagaatattaaaaaatataaattttcgatttattttcatattttccttcccaattatttttatgagagTGTAACAATTAATAGTGAAAATGAAATACGTcacttttagaaatgaaaatatgaataaagtttaagtatgaaaatataaaatgttttacattttttttaaattaactcactctcatcaaaaaattttagaatcatTTTTATGAACTACTGGGATGCgattaaagtaaaatataaaataatttaagaaaaaaattacttatttgaAGTTCTAAACACTATTACAGTATTTCTTTGGATCAAATGTGTAAATACTCGTACTTTATAGTTTCtttccataaataaaaaaaaataaaaaaataaaaaaacatggcGGTTTGGCTGTGAGTAcccaaatttaattcatatgaatatatgtttttcaattaaattgCTTGAATTATTTCTTCCATcatgtaataataaaaataataatgggaATTCAATTGAAAGTCAAGACATGTAATTCATTGCcaatgggaatgggaatgggaatgggaattCATTACCCCCATCTTACACCAAGGGGAGAGTGAATAAAATCCCTATAACATGTTGAATGATGTGTCTTGTACTCGTACATCTTTGGTTGAATCACCattgaaatatatatgtttgtttaCATCAGCTTCTAACAtcttacaaaatttcaaacaaatgtGTTTTTGATGCAGGACAACTGCTAGACCACAGAAGCAGGCTGATGGGTGGTCTTCAAGCCAAACAAGTTGTCAAATAATTTAGGAGCCATTGGAGGAAGGTTCATGGGCTGAGGAGCCATGAAATTTACTATCTTTTCATGAACATGGTACctgcaaaatatatatatatgtatcattcatttgcatcatAAAATGCTAGGTTTTAGAACATGAGGAAAGTAGAGACGAGGGGCTTTATCAGATAACATTACCTTATTTTGCGGCTCTTTGAGGCACGCCGGTCAACGATCTTCCTTTTCTTGGTTTTTAGCCTCTGCAAAGCGTAAAAGGCTGTCTCTGCAGATGAAGCAATGAGAAAACATTCAACAATCACAACCCATTGTAAAGGGTTAAAAACATCTCAACAACCCAAAATTGAGAGAGCCCATAGAAAAGTATAGTGGAGGAACACCCTTCACTGTTCTTCAGATAGATGTAGACAATAAAGGTGAAAAATGGCCTTCTCATTATCCAACCAGTTAGCCATATAAAAGCCCGATAACCAGGATACCTAGCTAAACTTATGTAATCCAGAGATATCCAAATTGATTCTTTCTGAAAGCTATGGTACTCTCACATTCAAGTCACAAAGCACAAATCATGTGTATATACAAGATGCCAGAGGATGTTACCAGATGAATTTGGGTCAAATGTCTCAAAGAATTCCTTCAGTAATTGCTGATAAAATTCAGAATCATCCAGCAGTTCAGGGTCGCCATCAGCATGCACTTCCTGATCAGGATTAAGAGGATCAAATAAATATCTAGTATTCTTGatgaaaaacaattcaatattttgtctGGTAATTGATGATGGACATCATATTCTGtaaataacatattttcatttttcacacTTCATTGAAAAAGCAGGAAAGATCTAAGGGATGGCATGATATTTAATAATGGCCATCACATTTTAGCACCAAGCTATGAGCCTCATCTCCAAGTCCAGTGGAATTTAATggcttcattttcttttatacagCATTTTAAGGCAAAGAAACATCATTAAAAATTGGGTTATCCAAAAAAACTGAAGCCATCACCAGAACTACAATCAGTTTTTGGGATTTGATGGAATCCtgcaatttcaaattttttaccATCATGTGATCATGGTTCTTAAGTGACTTTCACAGGAATATAATGGTACAGAAAATTTATTAACATATATCCAATTTCCATAGGACTTCGGACTTCCAAACACACTTTACTAAGGCCTCGTTTGATACAGCTTCTGGACTGCTTAAAAGCTCTGCTTTGCATTGTGTTTCGTTATACACTAAAATGCTTCAAAGTAGACGAGATTTTAAGGTTAAAAAGCTATTTAAGTAAAGCCAAGAGAAATTGCTGGCCATACCATCtggcatttttaaaaattatggaaaaaaatctgatataaaattataaacaaagtATTTCCTAATTCTAATTGGTTTCAGATCACTTACTACATAAAACTATACTACTTCATGATAACTTGTtgcaagttttttttattgtttttagagGTTATTTCAACCTTCCATCTACTGACACCATGGCGATAGgttaaggttatatttgatcAACAGACAATTGTAAGATGTAAAAGGTAATCACCAACTTGAACAAATCTAACACAGCCTGACCTAGCTTGAGCTCTGGTTGAGAACACCACCATCCCAAGGCTGGGACCCAACTCAGGCAACATGACCTAGCCTGACCCGATCTGAGCTTGGGTTCAACACCTCCACCCTGAGGTAGAATTGCAAAACCTGTTCAAACCTTTAAGTTCTTGGGTTCAGGTTGGCCTTCAAGCCCACCAAGAATTGCCACCATGGCAACTCTAGTTTCACATTGCATCAGAAGGTAGAAAACCATTGACCAAAATAACATTGTTGCAGAAAAACAGATCTGACAATGCAAATGATACTAACAATTTAAATAGAGTAGTCATGGTGATGGATCATTAATAATGAATTTGTGCCTTCAAATGCTATGCAAATTgccaaaggagggagaatccATGTCTGGACCATTGTAATGTGAACTGTTgcattctcatttttcttttctccattcttCTGGTTGATGTAGGTGGGGTATTGGATTTAAAAACAAACCAGAGTTCAAATAAAGTCAACCATAGGCACAGAATAATTACCTCTTCTCTAGAACTGCCCACATCATCAGGGACCTGCTGATTAACAAATCATGGCAATAAGCACACgcacaaattttaaatcattcatATTCAAATCGTTAGAACATCTGTATTACTGatcaaattaagaaaattgGGATATATATGAACTTACAGCCCCAAATATGCCAACTGTTGACCTTCTCAGTTGCATTTGCTTGATCATTCTACTGGGATCCCTCATATAAGCAGCAACTTGTTCACTGATATTCTGTGATTGGAAAGGAGAATCAGGTGAGTCCTGTTGTACAGCTCAAAGGGCATGGACACCTATTCAGTAATAGGGGCAAACCTGATTAAAAGCACGCAATTTGCCCTTAATAGCAGCAGCACCAGTTGACACCTCTGTCTTTCTCTGCCATTTGTCTATCGATTTGTCCCTGAAAGGAGCTATTCTACAAATACCAGCATTCAACTCAGTTAATTCAAACTGCCAAAATTAAGAAACGTTAATTGCATAAGCCTAAAAATGCATGCAGGCATAAACTCTAATATAGAAAATGCTATACAGATGAAATTGTTTTACAAACTCAGGTGGCAGCATTTTCCAACCATTCATTTCAAGACCAAGTGGACTTATTATTCATTAATCTCAAAGAAGCTCATCTTGCCCACTCTGTATGGTTTCTATGTAAAAGCCCTTTTTTGTTTGTCAAACATTTTCAGACAACAAACAGAACAAAATGCACCAAAGCATCCAATTGAGAGTGCCAAAGTGTAAACTTGAAGGCAATATGTAAGGAGATTCAAGAAAATACCTACTTCTAATGCCAATGTGTTGCATATGCAAGAAAATGCTTTTTAGCTAATAGATTCAGACCCAGAAATTTTCTTTGGAGATGCCAAAGTGCATATGTAATTTTTCTAATGAAGTGATTACAAATATGCGAAAAACTTATGAATATATAATTTTCCCGGGGATGATAACTTCACCTGGAATGCATTTGATAAATCTGTTGCCATTCCTCATCACCTTTCACATCCAAGTTCTTAGAAGTTTCTAAACCCTTGGAAGATTGCCCAGGATTACCTGAAGAGCAGGAAACATGTTAGGACAAAAAAACACATCAAAACTGATTTCACTGACTAGTTCAAATCtgaatttaaaattccattcaTTCTCTTCTTCATGCCAACTGTACATCATGGATTAGACTTGGAAGACTGATAAACATCACACTGGAATAGAAGTTAAAAATTCTGAAATGTCACTAGGAATAAGAAGAATGACAAGCTGTGTAGGCAAGATTAAGGAAACTAAGGCAGCAGAATtccagaagaaagaaaagagtgCACCCACAGGTTTTTACTTCTTTAGGCATTTCCAcgctattatttttttatcagaaataaacatattcatttcattgaataataaatacaaagaagAACCAGCAATCCCTCCAAGATGTACAATTGCTGATCAAAAAGTAGAAATGTATATTGctctataaaaattaaaactgtCTACACCAGACTAGAGGCAGAAGAAGCAAAATGCACACACACTACAAAAGCTCTATCCAATCAGAGAGGAAAAGAGTCTCCAACAAAAGTAGAAATATATGTCCAAGCTATTATCAGCTTACTTGAAAGAATATATTCTAAAGAACTTCCATGAA
The sequence above is drawn from the Vitis riparia cultivar Riparia Gloire de Montpellier isolate 1030 chromosome 15, EGFV_Vit.rip_1.0, whole genome shotgun sequence genome and encodes:
- the LOC117931670 gene encoding transcription termination factor MTEF18, mitochondrial, encoding MPFLSTITITSLCTYLSRQLSSLPKNSNLSHIPSKHRSQAVLLAQKALTDYFHSTRSLPFLYAEHIGRNSFYSLYDPISKVEFSLSSFAKSFERFLRYHPINEFEFFFESIGINQKEISGFLPSNKFFFAEDGRILNAAGALSGFGFPWNKLGILYKAEASIFDKDSADLSRRLCRFKDYGLSNVSVIGICLAFPFVLGGKGDLGVEAGALFDDLKRVFVDFDLGSFVEENVDAWYEICRKIRLFYDLGCEKGKIGELMGRSRNIFLEYSEEGLVRKTDFFCRLNVRKAGIGLLLLECPEILSFDLEAPVISVMGFLKHFGLGLQKSKSVARMYPYVLGRNKMANLPHVMRALDLHEWFFGMMKNGNHRLLGNYVLSHPDEDLDEDYRVGLEKIQSSRTPAHTINKLNFLHGIGYGENLLTMKVLEHVHGTSSELQERFNCLLHAGLEFSKLCTMISFSAKILNQKPEILERKVNFLIQEMGLSLQYLDVFPAYLCFNLDNRIKPRYRCHVWLAENGLCTKNYSLASMIATSEKSFIARLYGIHPAVPKLWLECFSPQKDQ
- the LOC117932791 gene encoding putative uncharacterized protein DDB_G0270496 isoform X2, with product MRLPSKRLQDEDSSSEDDREMEHEELTPEVEEEEEEEEEEEEEENDYEDVHGKDAEMEELEKEYMELQNKEQDLLKNLRSHKDEDLLKGQAVKNQKALWDKTLEFRFLLQKAFSSSNRLPQEPDRSSFCDSDEGVNVAYSDLITSSKKTLDSLLELQEALLDKNPSITQATNGNPGQSSKGLETSKNLDVKGDEEWQQIYQMHSRIAPFRDKSIDKWQRKTEVSTGAAAIKGKLRAFNQNISEQVAAYMRDPSRMIKQMQLRRSTVGIFGAVPDDVGSSREEEVHADGDPELLDDSEFYQQLLKEFFETFDPNSSETAFYALQRLKTKKRKIVDRRASKSRKIRYHVHEKIVNFMAPQPMNLPPMAPKLFDNLFGLKTTHQPASVV
- the LOC117932791 gene encoding putative uncharacterized protein DDB_G0270496 isoform X1, whose amino-acid sequence is MRLPSKRLQDEDSSSEDDREMEHEELTPEVEEEEEEEEEEEEEENDYEDVHGKDAEMEELEKEYMELQNKEQDLLKNLRSHKDEDLLKGQAVKNQKALWDKTLEFRFLLQKAFSSSNRLPQEPDRSSFCDSDEGVNVAYSDLITSSKKTLDSLLELQEALLDKNPSITQATNGNPGQSSKGLETSKNLDVKGDEEWQQIYQMHSRIAPFRDKSIDKWQRKTEVSTGAAAIKGKLRAFNQNISEQVAAYMRDPSRMIKQMQLRRSTVGIFGAQVPDDVGSSREEEVHADGDPELLDDSEFYQQLLKEFFETFDPNSSETAFYALQRLKTKKRKIVDRRASKSRKIRYHVHEKIVNFMAPQPMNLPPMAPKLFDNLFGLKTTHQPASVV